TGCGTTATGATGCTGAAGATAAAAATAATTTTTATGAAAATGGCGGAATAATAAAGAAAAAATAGTCTGAAAGTATAAGTATTAATTAGGTGTGAGAAAAAGTACCAGCTTGTTTAAGATTGAATATGAGAATAAAAAGGAGTGATTAAATGAAAAAGGTATTGTTTATTTTATTAAGTACAATTATTTTTAGTTTTAGCAGCAAACTTGGGGAAATAAAAAAGGAGGAGCCAGACTTTCAAAGTTATGAAAAAATAAATGGCAGTTATTATAAAGATAAAAATTATATTTATTATAACGGGGACAGGCAATATTTAGTTGATTTAAAGAGTTTTGAAATACTGAACGGTGTGTATTCTAAAGATAAAAATGGTGTTTATACACCTAAAAGTCAGATAAGAGAAAAGAAAACCGTAATTTATTATTTATCCAGACTAAATAATGTAGACGTCCAGACTTTTATGACTTATGAAAGCAATAAAGAAATTGATGGAATAATTTATGATGCTGAAGATAAGAATTATTATTATCATTTTGGGAGGATAGTAAAA
The Sebaldella sp. S0638 DNA segment above includes these coding regions:
- a CDS encoding DKNYY domain-containing protein, producing the protein MKKVLFILLSTIIFSFSSKLGEIKKEEPDFQSYEKINGSYYKDKNYIYYNGDRQYLVDLKSFEILNGVYSKDKNGVYTPKSQIREKKTVIYYLSRLNNVDVQTFMTYESNKEIDGIIYDAEDKNYYYHFGRIVKKK